A region from the Microvirgula aerodenitrificans DSM 15089 genome encodes:
- a CDS encoding calcium-binding protein — MQTAPSPLQIDLANHPVASLTPLIGQLQSADWRQHNPEQVLSHLSLLQVATALHPQHPGVQRMLANAHAGLVDGNAATFFSPDSGATGGPGSIDILLGGAAADIGWGSSADDGIAGGAGDDMLIGNGGSDFLLGGAGDDLLIADHYWFRLEPGANPDSANHLEGGRGNDQLYGGTGADNYYFSPGDGIDTVRENGYYDCPEYDTATDRIVLGAGIAPADVSVSRELASLVLDYGPGGDRITIAGWYDSPHQRIEQLVFNDGTVWNGDQLEAAGQRRIDHQVDQLVTAMAAFSPPAAGQTTLPAAYRDTLAPVMAASWS; from the coding sequence ATGCAGACCGCACCCAGCCCCCTCCAGATCGACCTTGCCAACCATCCCGTCGCCAGCCTCACCCCGCTGATCGGGCAGCTGCAATCTGCCGACTGGCGCCAGCACAATCCGGAACAGGTCCTGTCCCACCTGTCACTGCTGCAGGTCGCCACGGCGCTGCACCCGCAACATCCCGGCGTACAGCGCATGCTGGCCAATGCCCATGCCGGCCTCGTCGACGGCAACGCCGCCACGTTCTTCAGTCCGGACAGCGGCGCGACTGGCGGCCCCGGCAGCATCGACATCCTGCTCGGCGGAGCGGCCGCGGACATCGGCTGGGGCAGCAGCGCGGACGATGGCATCGCCGGCGGCGCCGGTGACGACATGCTGATCGGCAACGGCGGCAGCGATTTCCTGCTCGGTGGCGCTGGCGATGACCTGCTGATTGCGGACCATTACTGGTTCCGCCTCGAGCCCGGCGCCAACCCCGACAGCGCCAACCACCTTGAGGGCGGACGCGGCAACGACCAGCTTTACGGCGGTACCGGCGCCGACAACTACTACTTTTCCCCTGGTGACGGCATCGATACCGTCCGGGAAAACGGGTATTACGATTGCCCCGAGTACGATACCGCCACCGATCGCATCGTGCTGGGTGCCGGCATCGCGCCGGCCGACGTTTCCGTCAGCCGCGAGCTTGCCAGTCTGGTTCTGGACTACGGTCCCGGCGGCGACCGGATCACCATTGCCGGCTGGTACGACTCGCCACACCAGCGCATCGAGCAGCTGGTATTCAACGATGGCACGGTCTGGAACGGAGACCAGTTGGAAGCGGCCGGGCAGCGCCGGATCGACCACCAGGTCGACCAGCTGGTCACGGCCATGGCGGCCTTCTCCCCGCCCGCCGCCGGCCAGACCACACTGCCGGCAGCGTACCGCGACACGCTGGCGCCGGTGATGGCGGCCAGCTGGTCATAG
- the cphA gene encoding cyanophycin synthetase, with amino-acid sequence MEVSRIRALRGPNLWSRYTAIEAIVACTDTERTLAGMAGFEDRLRGLFPELGALKTLRHDETVSMAHALEAVALALQARAGCPVSFSRTTATLEAGIYQVVVEYTEEEVGRLAFEQAEALLKAADAGQPFDVQAALAALRDLDEDVRLGPSTGNIVDAAVAHGIPFRRLTKGSLVQFGWGSKQRRIQAAEVDSTSAIAEAIAQDKELTKVLLHAAGVPVPNGRTVTDVDDCWAAVQEIGGAVVIKPQDGNQGKGVAVNISTHDQVLAAYAAASEISSHVLVERFIPGHDYRLLVVGDQLVAAARREPPQVVGDGALTVRELIDVVNLDPRRGSGHSTSLTRIRLDDIALATLQTQGLDADSVPARGQRVVLRNNANLSTGGSATDVTDDVHPELAARAIAAARTIGLDIAGVDVVCDSVLRPLEEQGGGIVEVNAAPGLRMHIQPSFGKGRDVGEAVISSMFAPGDNGRIPVIAVSGTNGKTTTVRLSAHLLAQTGKRVAMTNTDGVYINGRRTDTGDCSGPRSARNVLFHPDVDAAVFETARGGLLREGLGFDVCDVAIVTNVGMGDHLGLNYISTLEDLAVLKSIIVRNVSTTGMAVLNAADPLVAHMADACPGQVTYFAIDPTLPVMVSHRAQGKRVIYVDGGDIVAAQGSSEVRLALADIPLTAGGRIGFQVENTLACVAGAWALGTDWNTIRAGLRSFVSDADTAPGRFNLFEYNGATLIADYGHNPDAILALTRAIETMPAKRRSVVISGAGDRRDQDIRQQTEILGDAFDEVILYQDACQRGRADGEVLALLHQGLAGARRTTAIEEIHGEFLAIDTALSHLRPGDLCLILIDQVEEALAHIANRIREANDGIAA; translated from the coding sequence ATGGAAGTCTCCCGTATCCGCGCTCTGCGCGGCCCGAACCTGTGGAGCCGGTACACGGCGATCGAAGCCATCGTCGCCTGCACCGACACCGAACGCACGCTGGCCGGGATGGCCGGGTTCGAAGACCGGTTGCGCGGGCTGTTCCCGGAACTCGGCGCCCTGAAGACCCTGCGCCACGATGAAACCGTGTCGATGGCCCATGCACTGGAAGCCGTCGCCCTGGCGCTGCAGGCACGCGCCGGCTGTCCGGTCAGCTTCAGCCGCACCACGGCAACGCTGGAAGCCGGCATCTACCAGGTCGTGGTCGAATACACCGAGGAAGAAGTCGGCCGGCTGGCCTTCGAGCAGGCCGAAGCGCTGCTGAAGGCCGCCGACGCCGGCCAGCCGTTCGACGTGCAGGCCGCCCTGGCTGCCCTGCGCGATCTGGACGAGGATGTCCGGCTCGGACCGAGCACCGGCAATATCGTCGACGCCGCCGTTGCCCACGGCATTCCGTTCCGCCGCCTGACCAAGGGCAGCCTGGTCCAGTTCGGCTGGGGCAGCAAGCAACGCCGCATCCAGGCCGCCGAAGTCGACAGCACCAGCGCCATCGCCGAGGCGATCGCCCAGGACAAGGAACTGACCAAGGTGCTGCTGCACGCCGCCGGCGTGCCGGTGCCGAACGGCCGCACCGTGACCGATGTCGACGACTGCTGGGCCGCCGTGCAGGAAATCGGCGGCGCGGTGGTGATCAAGCCGCAGGACGGCAATCAGGGCAAGGGCGTTGCGGTCAATATCTCGACCCACGACCAGGTGCTGGCCGCCTACGCGGCAGCGTCGGAAATCAGCAGCCATGTGCTGGTTGAACGCTTTATTCCCGGCCATGACTACCGCCTGCTGGTGGTTGGCGACCAGCTGGTTGCCGCCGCGCGGCGCGAACCGCCGCAAGTGGTCGGTGATGGCGCCCTGACGGTGCGCGAGCTGATCGACGTGGTCAACCTCGACCCGCGTCGCGGCAGCGGCCACTCGACCTCACTGACCCGCATCCGCCTCGACGACATCGCCCTGGCCACCCTGCAGACCCAGGGCCTGGACGCCGACAGCGTGCCGGCCCGCGGCCAGCGCGTCGTGTTGCGCAACAATGCCAACCTGTCCACCGGCGGCAGCGCCACCGATGTGACCGACGACGTCCACCCGGAACTGGCGGCGCGCGCCATCGCGGCAGCGCGAACCATCGGCCTCGACATTGCCGGCGTCGACGTGGTCTGCGACAGCGTGCTGCGTCCGCTGGAAGAACAGGGCGGCGGCATTGTCGAAGTCAACGCCGCCCCCGGCCTGCGCATGCATATCCAGCCGTCGTTCGGCAAGGGCCGCGATGTCGGCGAAGCGGTGATCTCGTCGATGTTCGCCCCCGGCGACAACGGCCGCATCCCGGTCATCGCCGTCTCCGGCACCAATGGCAAGACCACCACCGTGCGCCTGTCCGCCCACCTGCTGGCGCAGACCGGCAAGCGCGTCGCCATGACCAATACTGACGGCGTCTACATCAACGGCCGTCGCACCGATACCGGCGACTGCAGCGGTCCGCGCAGTGCGCGCAATGTGCTGTTCCACCCGGACGTCGACGCTGCCGTGTTCGAGACCGCGCGTGGCGGCCTGCTGCGCGAAGGGCTCGGTTTCGATGTCTGTGACGTCGCCATCGTCACCAACGTCGGCATGGGCGATCACCTCGGCCTGAACTACATTTCGACGCTGGAAGACCTGGCGGTGCTGAAGAGCATCATCGTGCGCAATGTATCGACCACCGGCATGGCCGTGCTGAATGCAGCCGATCCACTGGTGGCACACATGGCCGACGCCTGCCCGGGCCAGGTCACCTACTTCGCCATCGACCCGACCCTGCCGGTCATGGTGTCGCACCGCGCCCAGGGCAAGCGCGTGATCTACGTCGACGGCGGTGACATCGTCGCCGCACAGGGCAGCAGCGAAGTCCGCCTTGCCCTGGCCGACATCCCGCTGACCGCCGGCGGCCGGATCGGCTTCCAGGTCGAAAACACCCTGGCCTGCGTCGCTGGCGCCTGGGCACTCGGCACCGACTGGAACACCATCCGTGCCGGCCTGCGCTCCTTCGTCAGCGATGCCGACACCGCGCCGGGCCGCTTCAACCTGTTCGAGTACAACGGCGCCACCCTGATCGCCGACTACGGTCACAACCCGGACGCGATCCTGGCCCTGACCCGCGCGATCGAAACCATGCCGGCCAAGCGCCGCTCGGTGGTGATCAGCGGCGCCGGCGACCGCCGCGACCAGGACATCCGTCAGCAGACCGAGATCCTCGGCGACGCGTTCGACGAAGTCATCCTGTATCAGGACGCCTGCCAGCGCGGCCGCGCCGACGGCGAAGTGCTCGCCCTGCTGCACCAGGGGCTGGCCGGCGCCAGGCGCACCACTGCGATCGAGGAAATCCATGGCGAATTCCTCGCCATCGACACCGCCCTGTCGCATCTGCGCCCCGGAGACCTGTGCCTGATCCTGATCGACCAGGTCGAGGAAGCGCTGGCCCATATCGCCAACCGCATCCGCGAGGCGAACGACGGCATCGCCGCCTGA
- the cphA gene encoding cyanophycin synthetase — MKKKDIEILRVISLRGPNMWTYRPVLEAWVDIGELEECPSNTLPGFYERLSSWLPSLIEHRCSYGERGGFLRRVEEGTWPGHILEHVTLELQNLAGMPGGFGKARETPIRGVYKVVVRAWHEDVTRAALYAARDLVMAAIEDRPFDVAAVVDTLRDLVDDHCLGPSTACIVDAADDRDIPYFRLNTGNLVQLGYGARQRRIWTAETDRTSAIAESISRDKDLTKTLLEACGVPVPEGRYVRSPEDAWEAAEEIGVPVVVKPYDGNHGRGVFTNLNTREEVEAAYKVAIDEGSGVIVERFVEGLEHRLLVVGGKLVAAARGEEAWVVGNGRETVRELIDSQLNSDPRRGRTEDHPLNTVRLDTAARLDLKRQGFEPDSVVPAGVDVLIQRNGNVAFDVTDIVHPEVAAAVSLAARTVGLDIAGVDLVTRDITRPLEEQRGAIVEVNAGPGLLMHLRPADGTPRPVGRAIAAHLFPEGEDGRIPIVGITGSNGKTVVARLVARLLRLSGAHVGLACSDGLFLDRRQVETRDSANWDAARRILMNRAVDAAVFENDSGALLNDGLAYDRCQVGIITNIDNPDHLGDNHIDTADRMFNVLRTQIDVVLPTGAAILNARDTDVAEMAALCDGEVIYFALDADLPVVQEHLAAGKRAVVVRDEQVVLATGSDEIVLAQVDDFPLTRGGRVAFQTENVLAAIAAAWSMGLSTDLIRAGIVTFEPDRHDATGRFSVFESQGSTVIVDDAHNPAALQALVDALGRFPCSHRTVVYGGGVDRRDEDLVRQGEILGAAFDRIVLTDDATVSSQRPAGAARALLRQGLAQAIRASDIREESDATRAVDDALAALSAGECLIIQCGEGNPRPVLNAVRQWAGQQTPNNR; from the coding sequence ATGAAAAAGAAAGACATTGAAATTCTCCGCGTCATCTCCCTGCGCGGACCGAACATGTGGACCTACCGCCCGGTACTCGAGGCCTGGGTCGATATCGGCGAACTGGAAGAATGCCCGTCCAACACCCTGCCCGGCTTCTACGAGCGCCTGTCGAGCTGGCTGCCGTCGCTGATCGAGCACCGCTGCAGCTACGGCGAACGCGGCGGTTTTCTGCGCCGGGTCGAAGAAGGCACCTGGCCGGGCCATATCCTCGAACATGTCACGCTTGAACTGCAGAACCTGGCCGGCATGCCCGGCGGTTTCGGCAAGGCACGCGAAACCCCGATCCGCGGCGTGTACAAGGTCGTGGTCCGCGCCTGGCACGAAGATGTCACCCGCGCCGCCCTGTACGCCGCGCGCGATCTGGTCATGGCCGCCATCGAAGACCGCCCGTTCGATGTCGCCGCCGTGGTCGACACGCTGCGCGACCTGGTCGACGACCATTGCCTCGGCCCGAGCACGGCCTGCATCGTCGATGCCGCCGACGACCGCGATATCCCGTATTTCCGCCTGAACACCGGCAACCTGGTCCAGCTCGGCTATGGCGCACGCCAGCGCCGGATCTGGACCGCCGAGACCGACCGCACCAGCGCCATCGCCGAAAGCATTTCGCGCGACAAGGACCTGACCAAGACCCTGCTCGAAGCCTGTGGCGTACCGGTCCCGGAAGGTCGCTACGTGCGCAGCCCGGAAGACGCGTGGGAAGCCGCCGAGGAAATCGGCGTGCCGGTGGTGGTCAAGCCGTATGACGGCAACCACGGCCGCGGCGTGTTCACCAACCTGAACACCCGCGAAGAAGTCGAAGCCGCGTACAAGGTCGCCATCGACGAAGGCAGCGGCGTGATCGTCGAACGCTTTGTCGAAGGTCTGGAGCACCGCCTGCTGGTAGTCGGTGGCAAGCTGGTCGCCGCCGCCCGCGGCGAAGAAGCCTGGGTGGTCGGCAACGGCCGCGAAACCGTGCGCGAGCTGATCGACAGCCAGTTGAACAGCGATCCGCGCCGCGGCCGCACCGAAGACCATCCGCTGAACACCGTGCGCCTCGACACCGCCGCCCGTCTCGACCTCAAGCGTCAGGGCTTCGAACCGGATTCGGTCGTGCCCGCCGGGGTCGACGTGCTGATCCAGCGCAACGGCAACGTCGCCTTCGACGTAACCGACATCGTCCACCCGGAAGTCGCCGCCGCCGTGTCGCTGGCCGCGCGCACCGTGGGTCTGGACATCGCCGGCGTCGACCTGGTCACCCGTGACATCACCCGCCCGCTGGAAGAACAGCGCGGCGCCATCGTCGAAGTCAACGCCGGCCCGGGCCTGCTGATGCACCTGCGCCCGGCCGACGGCACCCCGCGCCCGGTCGGCCGCGCCATCGCCGCCCATCTGTTCCCGGAAGGCGAAGACGGCCGTATCCCGATCGTCGGCATCACCGGCAGCAACGGCAAGACCGTGGTCGCCCGCCTGGTCGCCCGTCTGCTGCGCCTCAGCGGCGCCCACGTCGGCCTGGCCTGCAGCGACGGCCTGTTCCTCGACCGTCGCCAGGTGGAAACCCGCGACAGCGCAAACTGGGACGCCGCCCGCCGCATTCTGATGAACCGTGCGGTCGATGCCGCCGTGTTCGAGAACGACAGCGGCGCGCTGCTGAACGACGGCCTCGCCTACGACCGCTGCCAGGTCGGCATCATCACCAATATCGACAACCCGGATCACCTTGGCGACAACCATATCGATACTGCGGATCGCATGTTCAACGTGCTGCGCACCCAGATCGACGTGGTACTGCCGACCGGCGCCGCCATCCTCAATGCCCGCGACACGGACGTGGCCGAGATGGCTGCGCTGTGCGACGGCGAAGTGATCTACTTCGCCCTCGACGCCGACCTGCCGGTGGTGCAGGAACATCTGGCTGCCGGCAAGCGTGCCGTCGTGGTCCGCGACGAACAGGTCGTGCTGGCCACCGGCAGCGATGAAATCGTGCTGGCCCAGGTTGACGACTTCCCGCTGACCCGTGGCGGCCGCGTCGCCTTCCAGACCGAAAACGTGCTGGCCGCCATTGCCGCCGCGTGGTCGATGGGCCTGTCGACCGACCTGATTCGCGCCGGCATCGTCACCTTCGAGCCGGACCGTCACGATGCCACCGGCCGCTTCTCGGTATTCGAGAGCCAGGGTTCGACCGTGATCGTCGACGACGCCCACAATCCGGCCGCGCTGCAGGCGCTGGTCGATGCGCTCGGCCGCTTCCCGTGCAGCCATCGCACCGTCGTCTACGGCGGCGGCGTCGACCGCCGCGACGAAGATCTGGTCCGCCAGGGCGAAATCCTTGGCGCCGCCTTCGACCGCATCGTGCTGACCGACGACGCCACCGTATCGTCGCAGCGCCCGGCAGGCGCCGCCCGCGCCCTGCTGCGCCAGGGGCTGGCACAGGCGATCCGCGCCAGCGACATCCGCGAGGAAAGCGATGCGACGCGCGCCGTCGACGATGCCCTGGCCGCCCTGTCGGCCGGCGAATGCCTGATCATCCAGTGCGGCGAGGGGAATCCCCGGCCCGTACTCAACGCTGTCCGCCAGTGGGCTGGCCAGCAAACCCCGAACAACCGCTAA